The Cucurbita pepo subsp. pepo cultivar mu-cu-16 unplaced genomic scaffold, ASM280686v2 Cp4.1_scaffold000649, whole genome shotgun sequence genome segment AAAATTCATTCAGTTCTGGATTGGCATCATTCTAATTTACGCCGTGGTTCAGGTATGTTAAagatgttctttctttctgatAATTCTAAATGCAATCCAACTTCTTAGTACTTGTTTCTTATTCATATAGATAGCAGAGAAGTATGGCACTGTTTTATCTTTTCAAACGAGCAATGACTTATTTTGCCCTTCGCCTTTATCTTTTTCAGCTCTTCTTGTATTCAATACTGTTCTAGCACCTTTGTTTGGACGTACTCCAGATCCTCAAGTAGCTTCTGAAGCTGAGATGCTTTTATCCAAGTCGCTTTCGAAAATCGAGTCGGTTTGGCTGAAGGGGAATGGGAAGTTTTTGCTGGGTGGCTTTAAACCCTCCATAGCTGATCTTAGCTTGGTTTGTGAAATTACGCAACTACAGGTACACTGGTTCTAATTACGTTTAGGGCTGAACTTATTGTCTTCCCCCCTAATTTAGTTTTCACTAGTTCTAATTGTGTCATGGACTTGTTGAAATGCAGCTTTTGGATGAGAAGGATCGGAATCGTATTCTGGGTCCGCACCTGAAAGTGAGGGAGTGGATTGAGAATACTAGAAATGCTACGAACCCGCAATTTGATGAGGTTCATAGGCCTCTCTACAAGCTCAAGACAGACCTTATAAAGCAGGGCGTAGAGAAATTTACTTCAAAGATGTGAAGCTACTTAACTATCACATTGTGCTTTGGTTGGTTAACTTGTAGTTAAATGAGGCTATGGACTATTTAGAATTAGTTTCCAAACCTCAAGAGCTGAAGTAAACTTTGAGAACCATATagatatcaaacaaaaaaaatgtattcaaACCAAAactatgtatatatatataagagaaatatgtatttttagtCATAGACGAACATGTTCATGAAACCTCCTTGATGCTTCAATAACTATTTCAAGATTAGGGGCTTCCTTCCTGAATAATCTGATGCATTTATGCCCGAACCTCATCTGCTCTGATACTCATAGCATTTACAATAACAGAAAGAAACTCAaactagaaaaagaaaaagtgttaCATTtctgtgtgtatatatatatatttttatatatctgATCATCTATGTGTTAGCTTGAACCTCATCTATGAAGAAAGTGCAAGTTCAGCCCAAGCAAGTGAAGATGCCTTCAACTCAACAGAGACCGTGGTGTCAATTCTGGTCTCTAACATGTTGCACAAGTCCTTCATACAAACCAGCATCGCAGGTTGTGGATGAATGCAAAGATTTACCACCTCACATATCGCCCTCAGATCTTCATCAGCAAAATGCTTCACTTCGGGGTCTACTAAGCAAGACATTGCGTCGGGCGATCCGAGGAATTCCTTGGCCtgattagaaagaaaaggctaatttttagtttttctgcCCAGTAGAATCAATGGTTCAACATTATTGTAACAACAAAGTTTGTGtcaaaaagctcaaagataAGTGAGTTTCTCACCCAGTCCACCAAGCATTCTTTGTCCTTACAGTATGGAGGTCTCCCACTGACTACTTCCAGTAAAAGAATACCGAATGCGTAGATGTTACTTTCGATGTCGAGATGACGTGGTTCAAGAGAATTTGGGAGAATACATTGATTGACTTGGCTTCCAATGGATCCCGAGTTCTTTTCGGACCTTGAAAGAATGGTCTTCCAGCTTTCAAAGTCAACCAGCTGCAGTTGAAGCCAAGATTCAAGGGTTATAAAAGATTCTTTTGTAAGATTGGATTTAAAAAGACACATTTCAGGGGGTTTGTATTATGGCAAACCTTGGGTGAAAAATCATCTGTAAGATAAACAGCACCAGAATTCAACTCTGATATAGTAAATGGTGGTTGAAGTTCACTATGAAGATACTTCAGTCCGCGGGCAATgcctaaaataatattcattcGTCGTGTCCAGGATAAACAACCTTCTCCATCTGGAGGCAGACAAATAATCAAATGGTATTCAAAGAGAAAGTAATGAGCTGGGTAAAGGAGTTCAAAAGAGAAACTCTACTTACAATGAAGGTGTTCATACAATGTTCCATTTGATGCATACTCAAAAACCAGCATCCTTGTAAATGGACTGCTTTCTTTACAATACCCTAGCAACTTTCCTACATTCTCATGATTTAGCCTGGCTAGATCTGCCACCTGAAGGGGAATTGAACAAAAACAACCACTTAATTGTTTATACACCAGGGTTCAAACGTCTTCCAAAATGAATACTTACCTCTCGCTGAAAATAGAGCTCGAGATAGTCGGTCCAGTTATCTTCTTTAATGCATATTGAGATAACAGCAATCTCAGGTCCACCTTTCATGGTGCCTTTGTATACCAAACTGTCTGGTGAGGAGCCAATAATATTACTGAAATCTTCACAGGCTACTTCAAGATCTTGCCTGCTGATGCTTGGTACATCTTTCAGCATCTCAGTGTCTAtcaataaataacaaaagcTTAGGCAAACATCATATACGATAAGTACAACGATGTGAAGAAATTAAGGTTACGAAACGAACCAATGTAAAGAGTAACATGATCCTTCCCACTTGAGGATTTCTTCCATGGGATGATGATCGAGGATTTTCCGTTGCATTTTCGAAGAGAAGTGATCAAAGCGACTATAAATAGAGAACCTGTCGTGACTCCAGTGATGATTTTGAGGGTTAGAAGCCAAGAAGGTTTTGAAGTCTTTTGGTGCTTGGAATCATGCTGAACGGGTATGTGCTTTGAGTTGCCTCCTGAGTGTGATCTAGCAGGTGGAGCAACACCACCTGCAACAGACATTGTAATCACAAACTTGAGTGACCAGAATTCATTTGTCAATAGCTATTGGTGATGGCCATTTAATCATAGAAAGTCTAGCAAATGAAATAGTTGCATATTTGGGTGTTCAAATCCAAGACCTTGGCATTGATATATCAAACCTGGGCCCGCCACAAACTATTCCCTATGGGGCACTTCCCCTTGTAGCTCAGAGACCAAAACATAATGGATTAACAACTTACAATCAACACGAGCGGAAATAGTTGCATATCTGTGTGTTCTTCAAAATATTGGTTTACTAAATTTAGTTAACATATACTTAAGCAAACAACTAGAAGCCTATAGCTTGTTCATCCATATCTATATACGCATACATAAAGACAGTAAGAAACAAGGTCAATCATACCACACTGAGCTGCAGTTCGCTGTTTAGGATCATTGTATTGAAGGCAATTTCCTCGAAAACTTGACCTGCACCGAATGTAATCAGCAGAAGTTAAGGAATGGAATGAATATGATccaagatgaaagaaaaacaagatatGTGTTACCTTGGAAGATAATCCAAGCACTTGGGTATTTTCCCAACGAAGAAATTGTATGAAAAATCTGCGAACTTAAGCTCAGTTGAGTGACAGAAGCCAGTTGGATTTGAAGCATACCTGAAACGTAATGATAAGAAGGTACCTAAAACCTTGAATTGAGTTCTAAAGCAGGGTTTCTTCAGTCATTTAAGAAGCCCCTCAAACTTTGAAAGggaaacaaatatttaagaacGAACAGGGAACCTTTGCAACATCATCATGATCTCAACATAATgaacataaacaaaacaaactcaccgctagtagacattgtccgctttgacccgttatatatcgtcgtcaacctcacaattttaaaacgcgtctgatggggagaggtttccacacccttataagaaatgtttcgttctcctctccaactaatgtgggatctcacaatccacccctcttgggttggtgtttggctctaataccatttgtaacagcccaagcccactactagcagatattgtcacccgttatgtattgtcgtagcctcacagtt includes the following:
- the LOC111785695 gene encoding glutathione S-transferase T1-like, producing FSVDYFFYFISVLHFSSLIDFWIFLVEINPMGKVPAIVDGRFKLFESHAILIYLSCAFPGVADHWYPADLSRRAKIHSVLDWHHSNLRRGSALLVFNTVLAPLFGRTPDPQVASEAEMLLSKSLSKIESVWLKGNGKFLLGGFKPSIADLSLVCEITQLQLLDEKDRNRILGPHLKVREWIENTRNATNPQFDEVHRPLYKLKTDLIKQGVEKFTSKM
- the LOC111785696 gene encoding probable LRR receptor-like serine/threonine-protein kinase At1g63430 — encoded protein: MGHFASVHIFCLISAVLIVTSDSFASNEASALKTFKEQIYEDPKRIFVSWNLQAENPCNWSGIACSPDGGHVIKLDISGALLKGSLAPSLGQLSFLQELYLHGNNLLGTIPKELGLLKKLKVLDLGTNQLSGPIPSEIGSLTDVLKINLGSNGLTGRIPPELGKLRYLRELRLDRNKLQGPIPGGDNSAYTSNMHRMYASNPTGFCHSTELKFADFSYNFFVGKIPKCLDYLPRSSFRGNCLQYNDPKQRTAAQCGGVAPPARSHSGGNSKHIPVQHDSKHQKTSKPSWLLTLKIITGVTTGSLFIVALITSLRKCNGKSSIIIPWKKSSSGKDHVTLYIDTEMLKDVPSISRQDLEVACEDFSNIIGSSPDSLVYKGTMKGGPEIAVISICIKEDNWTDYLELYFQREVADLARLNHENVGKLLGYCKESSPFTRMLVFEYASNGTLYEHLHYGEGCLSWTRRMNIILGIARGLKYLHSELQPPFTISELNSGAVYLTDDFSPKLVDFESWKTILSRSEKNSGSIGSQVNQCILPNSLEPRHLDIESNIYAFGILLLEVVSGRPPYCKDKECLVDWAKEFLGSPDAMSCLVDPEVKHFADEDLRAICEVVNLCIHPQPAMLVCMKDLCNMLETRIDTTVSVELKASSLAWAELALSS